Proteins from one Deinococcus actinosclerus genomic window:
- a CDS encoding response regulator has protein sequence MTQTHTPIPIHLLLVEDSEADIILTQEAFQEAGIHTHLHVARDGVEALDFLRDPAQPRPDVILLDINMPRMNGLEVLREVKQDPQLMTIPVIMLTTSRAEEDILRSYQAYAASYVVKPVEFGKFYEAIQALGRYMLTIVRLPPRAS, from the coding sequence ATGACCCAGACCCACACGCCTATACCCATCCACCTGCTGCTGGTCGAGGACAGTGAGGCCGACATCATCCTGACCCAGGAGGCCTTCCAGGAAGCCGGGATCCACACCCACCTGCACGTGGCGCGCGACGGCGTTGAGGCGCTGGACTTTCTGCGCGACCCGGCGCAGCCCCGCCCGGACGTGATCCTGCTCGACATCAACATGCCGCGCATGAACGGCCTGGAGGTGCTGCGCGAGGTCAAGCAGGATCCGCAGCTGATGACCATTCCGGTGATCATGCTGACCACCAGCCGCGCCGAGGAGGACATCCTGCGCTCGTATCAGGCCTACGCCGCCAGTTACGTCGTGAAACCCGTCGAGTTCGGCAAGTTCTACGAGGCGATCCAGGCGCTCGGCCGGTACATGCTGACCATCGTGCGCCTGCCGCCGCGGGCCAGCTGA
- a CDS encoding DinB family protein: protein MNVLQYALAGGAAFRSPGDLLGGLTLAEATRAAPGVPYTLAELLAHLQVTQRASLDLASGRTDRWPDGLDVWPGAPASDAELVALLADLQTGLAEAQALAAGPSSRARDVLTDLAAHSAYHWGQVALIRRLHGTLPAPERA from the coding sequence ATGAACGTCCTGCAATACGCTCTGGCGGGTGGCGCGGCCTTCCGCTCGCCCGGTGACCTGCTGGGCGGCCTGACGCTGGCGGAGGCCACCCGCGCCGCGCCGGGAGTGCCGTACACGCTCGCGGAGCTCCTCGCGCACCTTCAGGTCACGCAGCGGGCCAGCCTGGATCTCGCGTCGGGCCGCACCGACCGCTGGCCCGATGGACTGGATGTCTGGCCCGGTGCCCCTGCCAGTGACGCCGAACTGGTCGCCCTGCTGGCCGACCTCCAGACCGGGCTGGCCGAGGCGCAGGCGCTGGCCGCCGGTCCCAGCAGCCGCGCCCGGGACGTCCTGACCGATCTGGCGGCGCACAGCGCATATCACTGGGGGCAGGTGGCGCTGATCCGCCGCCTGCACGGCACGCTGCCCGCGCCGGAGCGCGCGTGA
- the yjjX gene encoding inosine/xanthosine triphosphatase, protein MTVIVGSLNPGKVQPVQEVFAALWPDLAVRGAAVPSGVRDQPLGVGETRRGALNRARRAARLPGATWGVGLEGGVRVERGQGWLFGVVAAARAGDGLLLSARTAELPVPPAVLPRVLAGEELGGVMDELLGTHDLKRGAGTVGALTGGLVTRPGVWAQALALALAPARHPELYPPALPVRTNVR, encoded by the coding sequence GTGACGGTCATCGTCGGGTCCCTGAATCCCGGCAAGGTGCAGCCCGTCCAGGAGGTGTTCGCCGCCCTGTGGCCGGACCTGGCGGTGCGTGGCGCGGCGGTGCCCAGCGGCGTGCGCGACCAGCCGCTCGGGGTGGGGGAGACCCGCCGGGGCGCCCTGAACCGCGCTCGGCGCGCCGCCCGCCTGCCCGGCGCGACCTGGGGCGTGGGCCTGGAGGGCGGCGTGCGGGTCGAGCGGGGACAGGGCTGGCTGTTCGGCGTGGTGGCCGCCGCGCGCGCCGGGGACGGCCTGCTCCTGAGCGCCCGCACCGCCGAGCTGCCCGTGCCCCCGGCCGTCCTGCCGCGCGTGCTGGCCGGCGAGGAACTGGGCGGCGTGATGGACGAGCTGCTGGGCACCCACGACCTGAAACGCGGGGCGGGCACGGTGGGGGCCCTGACCGGCGGACTGGTGACCCGGCCGGGCGTGTGGGCGCAGGCGCTCGCGCTGGCCCTGGCGCCGGCGCGGCATCCCGAGCTGTACCCGCCGGCTCTGCCGGTGCGAACGAACGTGCGTTAG
- a CDS encoding MBL fold metallo-hydrolase, producing MSTWIQSRQIGPAAVHSLTDGQFRLDGGAMFGSVPRVLWERATTPDELNRIRLRINPLLIQLGGENILVETGMWDQGGEKFEAMYALDRDETVFRGLDALGLSPGDIHLVINTHLHFDHAGRNVTTLGDPTFPNARYVVQKQELHDARHTHERSRASYLPAYIDPIEHAGLFEVVDGEHELRPGLSVLPLPGHNLGQQGVVLRQDGQTLVYVADLIPTLAHAPTAYIMGYDLYPVTTLETRKRYLGQWFEEGAIICTPHDPDTAFAQLHPNPKGGFTLSAAQP from the coding sequence GTGAGCACCTGGATCCAGTCCCGCCAGATCGGCCCCGCTGCCGTCCACTCCCTGACCGACGGCCAGTTCCGCCTGGACGGCGGCGCGATGTTCGGCAGCGTGCCCCGCGTCCTGTGGGAACGCGCCACGACCCCCGACGAACTGAACCGCATCCGGCTGCGCATCAACCCCCTGCTGATCCAGCTCGGCGGCGAGAACATCCTCGTCGAGACCGGCATGTGGGACCAGGGCGGCGAGAAATTCGAGGCCATGTACGCCCTGGACCGCGACGAGACCGTGTTCCGGGGTCTGGACGCCCTGGGCCTGAGCCCCGGGGACATCCACCTCGTGATCAACACGCACCTGCACTTCGACCACGCCGGCCGCAACGTCACCACGCTCGGCGACCCCACCTTCCCGAACGCCCGCTACGTCGTGCAGAAACAGGAACTCCACGACGCCCGCCACACCCACGAACGCAGCCGCGCCAGCTACCTCCCCGCGTACATCGACCCCATCGAGCACGCGGGCCTGTTCGAAGTCGTGGACGGCGAACACGAACTGCGCCCCGGCCTGAGCGTCCTGCCGCTGCCCGGTCACAACCTCGGCCAGCAGGGCGTCGTGCTGCGCCAGGACGGACAGACCCTGGTGTACGTCGCCGACCTGATTCCCACCCTGGCCCACGCGCCCACCGCGTACATCATGGGTTACGACCTCTACCCCGTCACCACCCTGGAAACCCGCAAACGGTACCTGGGCCAGTGGTTTGAGGAGGGCGCCATCATCTGCACCCCCCACGACCCCGACACCGCCTTCGCGCAGCTGCACCCGAACCCGAAAGGCGGCTTCACCCTGAGCGCCGCGCAGCCCTGA
- a CDS encoding glycosyltransferase family 2 protein produces MSVSASSPAVVIAAFNEEDTVAEVVRVARTFTAEVVVASDGSVDDTARVAREAGAVVVDLPQNVGKGGALHAALLATHAEVVVLLDADLTGLSAEHLRMLSDPVLRGELDMSIGVFEGGGFVTDWGNKLTPHLSGQRSCRREWLLAVPDLAAERWPEPAITRHLKATGARWAYVELPNVAQVVKEKKRGFWGGAKARTKMYVSLLTYRARRRKNGA; encoded by the coding sequence ATGTCGGTCAGTGCGTCTTCTCCTGCGGTTGTGATTGCGGCCTTCAATGAGGAGGACACCGTCGCCGAGGTGGTACGCGTGGCGCGAACCTTCACGGCGGAGGTGGTCGTGGCCTCGGACGGCAGCGTGGACGACACGGCGCGCGTGGCGCGCGAGGCGGGCGCCGTCGTCGTGGACCTGCCGCAGAACGTGGGCAAGGGCGGGGCGCTGCACGCGGCGCTGCTGGCCACCCACGCGGAGGTGGTGGTGCTGCTGGACGCCGACCTGACGGGCCTGAGCGCCGAGCATCTGCGCATGCTGAGCGACCCAGTGCTGCGCGGCGAGCTGGACATGAGCATCGGGGTGTTCGAGGGGGGCGGTTTCGTGACCGACTGGGGCAACAAGCTCACGCCGCACCTGAGCGGGCAGCGGTCCTGCCGCCGCGAGTGGCTGCTGGCCGTGCCGGATCTGGCGGCCGAGCGCTGGCCGGAACCGGCGATCACGCGGCACCTGAAGGCGACCGGGGCGCGCTGGGCGTACGTGGAGCTGCCGAACGTGGCGCAGGTGGTCAAGGAGAAGAAGCGGGGCTTCTGGGGCGGCGCGAAGGCCCGCACGAAGATGTACGTCTCGCTGCTGACCTACCGGGCCCGCCGCCGCAAGAACGGCGCCTGA